In Oryza sativa Japonica Group chromosome 3, ASM3414082v1, one DNA window encodes the following:
- the LOC107276810 gene encoding protein IQ-DOMAIN 17, translating to MPRARGLSCLMSPLSGKRHAGDARRSSAACICCIGPHHKPSSAVGGGGGCVPCLAPHADHSVRAPLTSCCGSGGGGGDNNLRGRSSTTTSARTPRTPKTPCTPTARRLCGVRSRTPRRGQVGCFQSSAPAAARTPRTPTTQRACYVRGTGTAQGNAKLGRRRRWLRSTGQTPRRTARAGGDVGNGGDVKVYNTGLVEAAAEESVTKEEETSSNDEYALLCRQGFPREDVAAVTIQAYFRGHLARRAFKALKSLVRLQAVARGAYVRRQAEVAIHCMQAMVRLQMRVRARQMLTKPKEGQLLPS from the exons ATGCCGAGAGCGCGAGGTCTTTCCTGCCTCATGTCGCCGCTCAGCGGCAAGCGCCACGCCGGTGACGCACGCCGCAGCAGCGCCGCGTGCATATGCTGCATCGGCCCACACCACAAGCCGTCGTCcgccgtcggcggtggcggcggctgcgtgCCCTGCCTCGCTCCCCACGCCGACCACAGCGTGAGAGCGCCTCTCACCAGctgctgcggcagcggcggcggcggcggtgacaacAACCTCCGCGGCCgcagcagcaccaccaccagcgcGCGCACGCCGCGCACACCCAAGACGCCGTGCACGCCCACGGCCAGGCGACTCTGCGGCGTCCGCTCCCGCACCCCGCGCCGCGGGCAGGTCGGCTGCTTCCAGTCGTCGGCGCCTGCCGCCGCAAGGACGCCGCGGACTCCCACGACGCAGCGCGCGTGCTACGTCcgtggcacgggcacggctcaGGGCAACGCGAAGCTGGGCAGGCGGCGCCGCTGGCTCCGGTCCACGGGCCAGACGCCACGCCGCACGGCGCGCGCGGGTGGCGAcgtcggcaacggcggcgacgtcaAGGTTTACAACACTGGCCTcgtggaggccgccgccgaggagtcGGTAACAAAGGAAGAGGAGACCAGCTCGAACGACGAGTACGCGCTGCTGTGCAGGCAGGGCTTCCCACGCGAGGACGTGGCCGCGGTCACCATCCAAGCCTACTTCCGAGGCCACCTG gcgaggcgagcgtTCAAGGCGCTGAAGAGCCTGGTGCGGCtgcaggcggtggcgcggggggCGTAcgtgcggcggcaggcggagGTGGCGATCCACTGCATGCAGGCGATGGTGCGGCTGCAGATGCGCGTGCGCGCCAGGCAGATGCTCACCAAGC